In Prescottella soli, a genomic segment contains:
- a CDS encoding leucyl aminopeptidase has translation MPVPSTSSPTRNLGPDLALAGSLAKRVDVLVIGLTTGSDGPEALVGAGVDEDVLAGLLDDLQAVGATGKAEELTRVPAPAELSVASVLAVGLGAADKIDAEQVRKSAGVAARALSGVATAATTLASVDLGAAAEGFFLGAYAFSEFKSKSAPGADARPLARVELLVESPRAKASKDTLARSAAIAESVATARELVNTPPSHLFPAEFAARAKALGTAAGLTVKVLDEKALAKAGFGGIVGVGQGSSRPPRLVQMTYSSGRRRGVKKVALVGKGVTFDTGGISIKPAAGMENMTSDMGGAAAVVATVVLAAKLRLPVDVTAWVPMAENMPSATAQRPGDVLTQYGGTTVEVINTDAEGRLILADAIARACEDNPDYLIDTATLTGAQMVALGNRTAGVMGTDEFRDRVATISQEIGENAWPMPMPAELRADLNSRVADLANVTPHRWGGMLAAAIFLKEFVADGVQWAHIDVAGPAFNTGGPFGYTGKGGTGVPVRTMISVLEDIAANG, from the coding sequence ATGCCCGTGCCCTCAACCTCTTCCCCCACTCGCAACCTCGGACCCGACCTGGCGCTCGCCGGCTCGCTCGCCAAGCGCGTCGACGTGCTCGTGATCGGTTTGACGACCGGCTCCGACGGGCCCGAGGCACTCGTGGGCGCCGGGGTCGACGAGGACGTGCTCGCGGGTCTGCTCGACGACCTGCAGGCCGTCGGCGCGACCGGCAAGGCCGAGGAGCTCACCCGCGTGCCGGCACCGGCCGAGCTGTCCGTCGCGAGCGTCCTGGCCGTCGGCCTCGGCGCCGCCGACAAGATCGACGCCGAGCAGGTCCGCAAGTCGGCCGGCGTGGCCGCGCGCGCCCTGTCCGGCGTCGCTACCGCGGCGACGACGTTGGCGTCGGTCGACCTCGGCGCCGCCGCGGAGGGCTTCTTCCTCGGCGCCTACGCGTTCAGCGAGTTCAAGTCCAAGTCCGCCCCCGGCGCCGATGCGCGGCCGCTCGCCCGCGTCGAACTGCTCGTCGAATCGCCGCGCGCCAAGGCGTCGAAGGACACGCTCGCCCGCTCGGCCGCGATCGCCGAATCCGTCGCGACCGCCCGCGAGCTCGTCAACACCCCGCCCAGTCACCTGTTCCCGGCCGAGTTCGCCGCCCGCGCCAAGGCCCTCGGGACCGCCGCTGGCCTGACGGTGAAGGTTCTCGACGAGAAGGCACTGGCAAAGGCCGGCTTCGGCGGCATCGTCGGCGTCGGCCAGGGCTCGTCGCGCCCGCCGCGCCTGGTGCAGATGACGTACTCGTCCGGTCGCCGCCGCGGCGTCAAGAAGGTCGCGCTCGTCGGCAAGGGCGTGACGTTCGACACCGGCGGCATCTCGATCAAGCCGGCCGCCGGCATGGAGAACATGACCTCCGACATGGGCGGCGCGGCAGCCGTCGTCGCGACGGTCGTGCTCGCCGCCAAGCTGCGCCTGCCCGTCGACGTCACCGCTTGGGTGCCGATGGCCGAGAACATGCCGTCGGCGACCGCGCAGCGCCCCGGCGACGTGCTCACTCAGTACGGCGGCACCACCGTCGAGGTCATCAACACCGACGCCGAGGGCCGACTGATCCTCGCCGACGCGATCGCGCGGGCCTGCGAGGACAACCCCGACTACCTCATCGACACCGCCACGCTCACAGGCGCGCAGATGGTCGCGCTCGGCAACCGCACCGCCGGCGTCATGGGCACCGACGAGTTCCGCGACCGGGTGGCCACGATCTCGCAGGAGATCGGCGAGAACGCGTGGCCGATGCCGATGCCGGCCGAACTGCGCGCCGACCTCAACTCGCGGGTCGCCGACCTGGCGAACGTGACCCCGCACCGCTGGGGCGGCATGCTCGCGGCCGCGATCTTCCTGAAGGAGTTCGTCGCCGACGGCGTGCAGTGGGCGCACATCGACGTCGCGGGACCGGCCTTCAACACCGGTGGCCCGTTCGGCTACACCGGCAAGGGCGGCACCGGCGTCCCGGTCCGCACGATGATCTCCGTGCTCGAGGACATCGCCGCCAACGGTTAG
- a CDS encoding adenosylcobinamide-GDP ribazoletransferase, whose amino-acid sequence MRGAVTGLSLALSWLTVLPVRGPQDIGRPEGRRAMAAAPLVGALLGAGAAGLLWLLLWGGLGIALAGLLVVGALALSTRGMHVDGLADTADGLGCYGPPERAREVMRSGGAGPFGVAALVVAIGVQAVALGTLGANGAWVAVAVAVTAGRVAAVFACRRGISASSTTGFGALVADSQPAWVAVSWAVASAVAAVWAVPQRWWQGPVVVLVALVAASLLVRHCVRRFDGINGDVLGAAIEFTVAATAVGFLLGG is encoded by the coding sequence GTGCGGGGTGCGGTCACCGGGCTGTCCCTGGCACTGTCCTGGCTGACGGTCCTGCCGGTCCGCGGCCCACAGGACATCGGCCGACCCGAGGGGCGCCGCGCGATGGCCGCGGCCCCGCTGGTGGGCGCCCTCCTCGGGGCCGGCGCAGCGGGCCTGCTGTGGCTGCTGCTGTGGGGCGGTCTGGGAATCGCGTTGGCGGGCCTGCTGGTGGTCGGGGCGCTGGCCCTGTCCACCCGCGGCATGCATGTCGACGGCCTCGCCGACACCGCCGACGGTCTCGGCTGCTACGGGCCGCCCGAACGCGCGCGGGAGGTCATGCGCAGCGGCGGCGCCGGCCCGTTCGGCGTGGCCGCGCTCGTCGTCGCCATCGGCGTCCAGGCCGTGGCGCTCGGCACGCTCGGCGCGAACGGCGCATGGGTGGCGGTGGCCGTCGCCGTCACGGCCGGCCGGGTTGCGGCCGTATTCGCATGCCGCCGTGGGATTTCGGCGTCGAGTACGACGGGTTTCGGTGCGCTCGTGGCGGACTCGCAGCCGGCGTGGGTGGCCGTGTCGTGGGCAGTGGCCTCGGCGGTCGCGGCGGTGTGGGCGGTTCCCCAGCGGTGGTGGCAGGGCCCCGTCGTCGTCCTGGTCGCACTTGTCGCGGCGTCACTGCTGGTCCGGCACTGTGTGCGCCGGTTCGACGGCATCAACGGGGACGTTCTCGGGGCCGCAATCGAATTCACGGTCGCGGCGACGGCCGTCGGGTTCCTGCTCGGAGGCTGA
- a CDS encoding oxidoreductase produces MGLFDRFTRRGAARPKAGGESDARHLADWARSHRGVEAYIEPETTVTELTVVLVAYDGEWTRRKVGGERGARKLGQELKIPVYDVRKTGYPQRMRDYDNRRRIERKRERQREFD; encoded by the coding sequence GTGGGGTTGTTCGACCGTTTCACGCGTCGGGGTGCGGCGCGTCCGAAGGCGGGGGGCGAGTCCGACGCGCGTCACCTGGCGGACTGGGCGCGTTCGCACCGCGGCGTCGAGGCCTACATCGAACCGGAGACCACGGTGACGGAGCTGACCGTGGTGCTCGTCGCGTACGACGGCGAATGGACCCGGCGCAAGGTCGGTGGCGAGCGGGGCGCCCGCAAGCTCGGCCAGGAGCTGAAGATCCCGGTCTACGACGTGCGCAAGACCGGATACCCGCAGCGGATGCGCGACTACGACAACCGTCGCCGGATCGAGCGGAAACGCGAACGCCAGCGCGAGTTCGACTAG
- the sucB gene encoding 2-oxoglutarate dehydrogenase, E2 component, dihydrolipoamide succinyltransferase, with translation MAFSVQMPALGESVTEGTVTRWLKQEGDTVAVDEPLLEVSTDKVDTEIPSPAAGVLTKIVAQEDDTVEIGGELAVIGEAGEAPAPAAAPAPAAAPAAPAPAPVAEAAPAPAAAPAPAAAPAGSATGTPVTMPELGESVTEGTVTRWLKAIGDEVAVDEPLLEVSTDKVDTEIPSPVAGVLLEINAQEDDTVDVGGQLAVIGSGAPAAAAPTAPAPAPAPTPAPAAPAAPAPAPAAPAPAPAPAAAVPAPVPAAPAAPAPSTDGAPYVTPLVRKLAADNNVDLSKVNGTGVGGRIRKQDVLAAADAAKAPAAAPAAAAAPAAAAPAPAATAGVRPELAHLRGTTQKVNRIRQITAVKTRESLQSTAQLTQTFEVDVTKIAALRAQAKADFAEREGVNLTFLPFFAKAVVEALKVHPNVNASYNEGAKEITYHAAEHLGIAVDTEQGLLSPVIHNAGDLSLAGLARAIADIAKRARTGGLKPDELSGGTFTITNIGSQGALFDTPILVPPQAAMLGTGAIVKRPVVVQDENGNESIGVRSMCYLPLTYDHRLVDGADAGRFLTTIKQRLEEASFEADLGL, from the coding sequence ATGGCCTTCTCCGTCCAGATGCCAGCCCTTGGTGAATCGGTCACCGAGGGAACTGTCACGCGGTGGCTCAAGCAGGAAGGGGACACGGTCGCAGTAGACGAGCCCTTGCTCGAAGTCTCCACCGACAAGGTCGACACCGAGATCCCGTCCCCCGCTGCCGGCGTTCTGACGAAGATCGTCGCGCAGGAGGACGACACCGTCGAGATCGGTGGCGAGCTGGCCGTGATTGGTGAGGCCGGAGAGGCTCCCGCGCCCGCTGCTGCTCCCGCTCCGGCGGCTGCGCCCGCTGCTCCTGCGCCCGCCCCGGTCGCCGAGGCCGCCCCGGCTCCGGCCGCTGCTCCCGCACCCGCCGCCGCGCCGGCCGGTTCCGCGACCGGCACCCCGGTCACGATGCCGGAGCTCGGAGAGTCCGTCACCGAGGGCACCGTCACCCGCTGGCTCAAGGCCATCGGCGACGAGGTCGCCGTGGACGAGCCGCTCCTCGAGGTCTCGACCGACAAGGTCGACACCGAGATCCCGTCCCCCGTCGCCGGCGTGCTGCTCGAGATCAACGCGCAGGAGGACGACACCGTCGACGTCGGCGGCCAGCTCGCTGTCATCGGCTCCGGTGCGCCCGCCGCTGCCGCCCCGACCGCTCCCGCCCCGGCGCCCGCGCCCACCCCGGCTCCCGCAGCTCCGGCAGCTCCGGCTCCCGCCCCGGCGGCTCCGGCGCCTGCCCCGGCTCCCGCCGCTGCCGTACCGGCCCCGGTCCCCGCCGCACCGGCTGCTCCCGCTCCGTCGACCGACGGCGCCCCGTACGTCACGCCGCTGGTCCGCAAGCTCGCCGCGGACAACAACGTCGACCTGTCGAAGGTGAACGGCACCGGCGTCGGTGGCCGCATCCGCAAGCAGGACGTCCTCGCCGCGGCCGATGCCGCGAAGGCTCCCGCCGCCGCACCGGCCGCTGCCGCTGCTCCCGCGGCAGCAGCTCCGGCCCCGGCCGCGACCGCCGGCGTCCGTCCCGAGCTGGCCCACCTGCGTGGCACCACGCAGAAGGTCAACCGGATCCGCCAGATCACGGCAGTCAAGACCCGCGAGTCGCTGCAGAGCACCGCGCAGCTGACCCAGACCTTCGAGGTCGACGTCACCAAGATCGCGGCGCTGCGGGCCCAGGCCAAGGCCGACTTCGCCGAGCGCGAGGGCGTGAACCTCACGTTCCTGCCGTTCTTCGCGAAGGCTGTCGTCGAGGCGCTCAAGGTTCACCCGAACGTGAACGCGAGCTACAACGAGGGCGCCAAGGAGATCACCTACCACGCTGCCGAGCACCTGGGCATCGCGGTCGACACCGAGCAGGGCCTGCTCTCGCCGGTGATCCACAACGCCGGCGACCTGTCGCTGGCCGGTCTGGCCCGCGCGATCGCCGACATCGCCAAGCGCGCGCGCACCGGTGGCCTCAAGCCGGACGAGCTGTCCGGCGGCACCTTCACCATCACCAACATCGGCAGCCAGGGTGCACTGTTCGACACCCCGATCCTGGTTCCGCCGCAGGCCGCGATGCTGGGCACCGGCGCGATCGTCAAGCGCCCGGTCGTGGTCCAGGACGAGAACGGCAACGAGTCCATCGGCGTTCGCTCGATGTGCTACCTGCCGCTCACCTACGACCACCGCCTGGTCGACGGCGCGGACGCCGGTCGCTTCCTGACGACCATCAAGCAGCGCCTCGAGGAGGCGTCGTTCGAGGCCGACCTGGGCCTGTAA
- a CDS encoding DUF3043 domain-containing protein, which translates to MKLLRRGDSDNSDKRDVEVIESTAETTTGASGTTETGAASTPGKGRPTPKRREAEAKRRGPIAPAPLTAKEARARRKSTRGSKEERKAEAAVRRAESADRRARMLAGEDKYLLPRDKGPVRAYVRDLVDSRRNLVGLFMPLALILIMAMFLSPVIQSFVTLGMLVMMLFMAGEGYFLGRMINNRVRERFPDSTDGGFRLGWYAFVRASQIRKMRAPKPRVGPGDAV; encoded by the coding sequence GTGAAGCTGCTACGCCGAGGCGACTCCGACAATTCCGACAAGCGCGACGTCGAGGTCATCGAGTCCACCGCGGAGACCACCACTGGGGCGTCCGGGACGACCGAGACCGGCGCAGCATCGACGCCGGGCAAGGGCCGTCCCACCCCCAAGCGCCGCGAGGCCGAGGCCAAGCGCCGCGGCCCGATCGCGCCCGCACCGCTCACCGCCAAGGAGGCGCGCGCCCGCCGCAAGTCGACGCGCGGTTCCAAGGAGGAGCGCAAGGCAGAGGCCGCCGTCCGTCGAGCCGAGTCGGCCGACCGTCGCGCCCGCATGCTCGCCGGCGAGGACAAGTACCTGCTGCCGCGTGACAAGGGTCCGGTCCGCGCCTACGTGCGCGACCTCGTCGACAGCCGCCGCAACCTGGTCGGACTGTTCATGCCGCTGGCGCTGATCCTGATCATGGCGATGTTCCTCAGCCCCGTCATCCAGAGCTTCGTCACGCTCGGCATGCTCGTGATGATGCTGTTCATGGCCGGCGAGGGCTACTTCCTCGGCCGGATGATCAACAACCGCGTCCGCGAGCGTTTCCCGGACTCGACCGACGGCGGCTTCCGGCTCGGCTGGTACGCGTTCGTGCGTGCGTCGCAGATCCGCAAGATGCGCGCCCCCAAGCCGCGCGTGGGTCCCGGCGACGCCGTCTGA
- a CDS encoding bifunctional adenosylcobinamide kinase/adenosylcobinamide-phosphate guanylyltransferase, which translates to MLVASIPVPSPVSNPPRRTLVLGGARSGKSAHAEGLLGDNDGHPVRYVATARRYPGDDDWADRIDLHRRRRPTSWTTVETGGDGSLVELLAAACTHPPTLVDDLGTWLTCELDDAAAWEAPRGTISPRTDALVDAVAGFDGRLLLVSPEVGLGVIPETRSGRLFRDEIGALNSRLAEVCDDVVLVIAGIAMPLK; encoded by the coding sequence CTGTTGGTAGCGTCTATCCCCGTGCCCTCCCCCGTTTCGAATCCCCCGCGCCGCACGCTCGTGCTCGGCGGCGCCAGGTCGGGGAAGTCCGCGCACGCGGAGGGCCTGCTCGGCGACAACGACGGGCACCCCGTCCGCTACGTGGCCACCGCGCGCCGCTATCCCGGCGACGACGACTGGGCGGACCGGATCGATCTGCACCGGCGCCGCCGGCCCACGTCGTGGACGACGGTCGAGACCGGTGGCGACGGAAGCCTCGTCGAGCTGCTCGCCGCGGCCTGCACGCACCCGCCGACGCTCGTCGACGACCTCGGCACGTGGCTCACGTGCGAGCTCGACGACGCCGCGGCGTGGGAGGCCCCGCGCGGCACGATCTCTCCCCGCACGGACGCCCTCGTCGACGCGGTCGCCGGATTCGACGGCAGGCTGCTGCTCGTCAGCCCCGAGGTCGGTCTCGGCGTGATCCCGGAGACCCGCTCGGGCCGACTGTTCCGCGACGAGATCGGCGCCCTCAACTCCCGCCTCGCCGAGGTGTGCGACGACGTCGTCCTGGTGATCGCCGGTATCGCCATGCCGCTCAAATGA
- a CDS encoding branched-chain amino acid aminotransferase has product MNDGLEFVRTQHPSPATEEARRKVLESPGFGRYFTDHMVSIMYTEGRGWHDAEVLPYGPIALDPAGMVLHYGQAIFEGLKAYRQPNGGISSFRVTANAERLRQSARRLAMPELPDELFVGSIETLLDVDEAWVPAAGGEDSLYLRPFMFSTEAGLGVRPAKEYRYLLIASPAGAYFPRGVKPVSVWLSREYVRAAPGGTGAAKFAGNYAASLLAQAQASDEGCDQVVWLDAIERKYVEEMGGMNLFFVFGSGPDARLVTPSLSGSLLPGITRDSLLTLATDAGFAVEERKISTDEWREKAASGEITEVFACGTAAVITPVGRVKSAEGEFTIADGEPGKITMALRDTLTGIQRGTFADTHDWMTKLR; this is encoded by the coding sequence ATGAATGACGGCCTAGAATTCGTGCGTACCCAGCATCCTTCCCCCGCTACCGAAGAGGCGCGGCGCAAGGTTCTGGAGTCGCCCGGATTCGGTCGGTACTTCACCGATCACATGGTGTCGATCATGTACACCGAGGGTCGCGGCTGGCACGACGCCGAGGTGCTGCCCTACGGGCCGATCGCGCTCGATCCGGCCGGGATGGTCCTGCACTACGGCCAGGCGATCTTCGAGGGCCTCAAGGCCTACCGCCAGCCGAACGGCGGCATCTCGTCGTTCCGTGTCACCGCTAACGCCGAGCGTCTGCGTCAGTCGGCCCGTCGTCTGGCGATGCCGGAGCTGCCCGACGAGCTGTTCGTGGGATCGATCGAGACACTGCTCGACGTCGACGAGGCGTGGGTTCCCGCCGCCGGCGGCGAGGACTCGCTCTACCTGCGCCCGTTCATGTTCTCCACCGAGGCGGGCCTGGGTGTCCGTCCGGCCAAGGAGTACCGCTACCTGCTGATCGCCTCCCCGGCGGGCGCCTACTTCCCGCGCGGCGTCAAGCCGGTCAGCGTGTGGCTCTCGCGTGAGTACGTGCGGGCCGCACCGGGCGGCACCGGCGCGGCCAAGTTCGCCGGCAACTACGCGGCGTCGCTGCTCGCGCAGGCGCAGGCGTCGGACGAGGGCTGCGACCAGGTGGTGTGGCTCGACGCCATCGAGCGCAAGTACGTCGAGGAGATGGGCGGGATGAACCTGTTCTTCGTCTTCGGCTCGGGCCCCGACGCACGTCTGGTGACGCCGTCGCTGTCCGGTTCGCTGCTGCCCGGCATCACCCGCGACTCGCTGTTGACGCTGGCGACCGACGCCGGTTTCGCCGTCGAGGAGCGCAAGATCAGCACCGACGAGTGGCGCGAGAAGGCCGCGTCGGGCGAGATCACCGAGGTGTTCGCGTGCGGTACCGCGGCCGTCATCACCCCGGTCGGTCGGGTCAAGTCCGCGGAGGGCGAGTTCACGATCGCCGACGGCGAGCCCGGCAAGATCACGATGGCGCTGCGCGACACCCTCACCGGCATCCAGCGCGGCACCTTCGCCGACACCCACGACTGGATGACCAAGCTGCGCTGA
- a CDS encoding SDR family NAD(P)-dependent oxidoreductase, translating into MLDGESTSEERWEEILMAASLEGSTALVTGATAGIGRAIASQLAALDAEVVVHGRSAQRGAQTVQEIQDAGGKARFVSADLSDPDETRRLAAEAGPVDILINNAGVYKFAGTAETDDAFFDEHVNLNLRAPYILVQQLVPAMSERGHGVVVNLSSIAAAIPARTGGIYGATKAAVELLTRVWADEFGRSGVRVNAVQAGPTETPGTAVTPGLTDGLGQLTTLGRAAAADEIANAVVFLVSPAASYINGAILQANGGQVAIAP; encoded by the coding sequence ATGCTTGATGGGGAGTCAACGTCGGAAGAACGCTGGGAGGAGATCCTCATGGCGGCATCATTGGAAGGCTCGACCGCACTGGTAACGGGGGCGACCGCCGGCATCGGACGCGCGATCGCGTCACAGCTGGCAGCACTCGACGCAGAGGTGGTAGTGCACGGACGCAGCGCGCAGCGAGGCGCCCAAACCGTGCAGGAGATCCAAGACGCGGGCGGGAAGGCACGCTTCGTCTCGGCTGATCTATCGGACCCTGACGAGACACGTCGGTTGGCGGCCGAGGCCGGCCCCGTCGACATCCTGATCAACAATGCCGGTGTCTACAAGTTCGCCGGCACCGCCGAGACCGACGACGCCTTCTTCGACGAGCATGTCAATCTCAACCTGCGTGCGCCGTACATCCTCGTACAGCAGCTGGTGCCGGCCATGTCCGAGCGAGGCCACGGGGTCGTTGTCAACCTCAGCTCCATCGCCGCCGCGATACCCGCGCGTACCGGCGGCATCTACGGCGCGACCAAGGCCGCCGTCGAACTGTTGACCCGCGTGTGGGCCGATGAGTTCGGTCGCTCCGGGGTGCGGGTGAACGCAGTGCAGGCCGGACCGACGGAAACCCCCGGGACCGCCGTGACGCCCGGGCTTACCGACGGTTTGGGGCAGCTCACCACGCTCGGCCGCGCAGCCGCCGCCGACGAAATCGCCAACGCCGTCGTGTTCCTGGTCTCACCGGCCGCCAGCTATATCAACGGTGCGATCTTGCAGGCCAACGGTGGTCAGGTCGCGATTGCCCCGTGA
- the gcvT gene encoding glycine cleavage system aminomethyltransferase GcvT has protein sequence MSDAQLLQGPIHSVHVDLGATFAPFGGWEMPVSYAGTVAEHTAVRESVGLFDVSHLGKALVKGDGAADFVNATLTADLGKIGPGQAQYTLCCTETGGVVDDLIAYYVADDEIFLVPNAANTADVVARLQAAAPAGLEITDQHRDYAVFAVQGPKAADVLGALGLPTDIEYMGFVDADWNGVPVRVCRSGYTGERGYELLPRWADGEALFRALIDAVRAQGGEAAGLGARDTLRTEAGYPLHGHELSLEISPLQARCGWAIGWNKPQFWGRETLVAEKAAGPARRMWGIKALDRGVLRQGQTVSKDGAAIGETTSGTFSPTLKVGIALALLDTGSGVAAGDEITVDVRGRSLRCEVVTPPFVPVRTK, from the coding sequence ATGAGCGACGCGCAGCTGCTGCAGGGCCCCATTCATTCCGTTCACGTCGACCTCGGCGCGACCTTCGCCCCGTTCGGCGGCTGGGAGATGCCGGTCTCGTACGCGGGCACCGTCGCCGAGCACACCGCGGTGCGCGAGTCGGTCGGGCTGTTCGACGTGAGCCACCTCGGCAAGGCGCTCGTCAAGGGCGACGGCGCGGCGGACTTCGTCAACGCGACCCTCACCGCCGACCTCGGCAAGATCGGGCCCGGCCAGGCCCAGTACACGCTGTGCTGCACCGAGACCGGCGGCGTCGTCGACGATCTGATCGCGTACTACGTCGCCGACGACGAGATCTTCCTCGTGCCCAACGCCGCCAACACCGCCGACGTCGTCGCGCGCCTGCAGGCCGCGGCACCGGCGGGTCTCGAGATCACCGACCAGCACCGCGACTACGCCGTGTTCGCGGTGCAGGGGCCCAAGGCCGCCGACGTCCTCGGGGCGCTGGGGCTGCCGACCGACATCGAGTACATGGGCTTCGTCGACGCCGACTGGAACGGCGTGCCGGTGCGCGTCTGCCGCAGCGGCTACACCGGCGAGCGCGGCTACGAGCTGCTGCCCCGGTGGGCCGACGGCGAGGCGCTGTTCCGGGCGTTGATCGACGCTGTTCGCGCCCAGGGCGGCGAGGCCGCGGGTCTGGGCGCGCGTGACACGCTGCGCACCGAGGCGGGTTACCCGCTGCACGGTCACGAGCTCTCGCTGGAGATCTCGCCGCTGCAGGCCCGCTGCGGGTGGGCGATCGGATGGAACAAGCCGCAGTTCTGGGGTCGCGAGACGCTGGTCGCGGAGAAGGCGGCCGGACCGGCGCGGCGCATGTGGGGGATCAAGGCACTCGACCGCGGCGTGCTCCGTCAGGGCCAGACCGTGTCGAAGGACGGAGCCGCGATCGGCGAGACCACGTCGGGCACCTTCTCGCCGACCCTCAAGGTGGGTATTGCCCTGGCGCTGCTGGACACCGGGTCCGGCGTCGCGGCGGGCGACGAGATCACCGTCGACGTGCGCGGGCGTAGCCTCCGATGCGAGGTCGTCACGCCGCCGTTCGTGCCGGTCCGCACCAAGTAA
- the cobT gene encoding nicotinate-nucleotide--dimethylbenzimidazole phosphoribosyltransferase, protein MTSESVSPSAPLFEPPVPPDAEVRAQAQARQLLLTKPTGSLGRLEELSVWAASCQGECPPHVFARPRVVVFAGDHGVARGGVSAYPPEVTAQMVANIEGGGAAVNVLASIAGAGVRVVDMAVDADTDASVSTYKVRRSSGSIDREDAMTHEETLRAIAAGRAIADEEVDSGADLLIAGEMGIGNTTPATVLVAAVTDTEPVAAVGRGTGIDDAGWMRKTAAIRDALRRARPHVRDAVGLLRTASGADLAAMAGFLAQAAVRRTPVIVDGLVVTASALVAEELAPGAREWWVAGHRSTEPAHTIALRHLGLDPILGLNMRLGEGSGAVAALPVLQGAVATLAHMATFDQAGVSNNTAPEAEPESD, encoded by the coding sequence GTGACTAGCGAATCCGTCAGTCCGTCGGCTCCCCTCTTCGAGCCGCCCGTCCCGCCGGACGCCGAGGTCCGAGCGCAGGCGCAGGCTCGCCAGCTGCTGCTGACCAAGCCGACCGGCTCGCTCGGCCGACTCGAGGAGCTGTCGGTGTGGGCGGCCTCGTGCCAGGGCGAATGTCCCCCGCACGTGTTCGCGCGCCCCCGCGTCGTCGTCTTCGCCGGCGACCACGGCGTCGCGCGGGGCGGCGTGTCGGCGTACCCGCCGGAGGTCACCGCCCAGATGGTGGCCAACATCGAGGGCGGCGGCGCCGCGGTCAACGTACTTGCCTCGATCGCCGGTGCCGGCGTGCGCGTGGTCGACATGGCCGTGGACGCGGACACCGATGCGTCCGTCTCGACCTACAAGGTCCGCCGGTCGTCGGGGTCGATCGACCGCGAGGACGCCATGACCCACGAGGAGACCCTGCGCGCGATCGCGGCCGGGCGCGCGATCGCCGACGAGGAGGTCGACTCCGGCGCCGACCTCCTGATCGCCGGCGAGATGGGCATCGGCAACACCACGCCCGCCACCGTCCTGGTGGCGGCCGTCACCGACACCGAACCGGTCGCCGCCGTGGGGCGCGGCACCGGCATCGACGACGCCGGCTGGATGCGCAAGACCGCGGCGATCCGCGACGCGCTGCGCCGGGCGCGGCCGCACGTGCGCGACGCCGTCGGCCTGCTCCGCACGGCGTCGGGCGCGGACCTGGCCGCCATGGCCGGCTTCCTCGCTCAGGCCGCGGTCCGCCGCACGCCCGTGATCGTCGACGGCCTCGTGGTTACCGCGTCGGCGCTCGTGGCGGAGGAGTTGGCGCCGGGTGCGCGCGAGTGGTGGGTGGCCGGGCATCGGTCGACCGAGCCCGCGCACACGATCGCGCTGCGACACCTCGGCCTCGATCCGATCCTCGGCCTGAACATGCGCCTCGGCGAGGGTTCGGGCGCGGTGGCGGCCCTTCCGGTGCTCCAGGGCGCGGTGGCGACACTCGCGCACATGGCGACCTTCGACCAGGCGGGTGTGAGCAACAACACCGCACCCGAGGCCGAGCCGGAATCGGACTGA